CCTTTTCCAGGCGGAGATCGAAGAAGCGAGCGATAAAGCGGGCGAGCGCAAGGGTGAGCAAAAAATTAGAGAGAAGTGGGGACGGTGTGAGCGAGAAGGGGGAGGGAGTGGGGAGGAAAGGAACTGCTTATTTTTCGCAATCTCTTGCAGTTTTCGTCCCCTTCGCGAGCGtttggaaaaagaaagggaaacggctgctacgcaggctaaaaaGGTTCTATAGTTTGTGCTTGCTTTTCGAGCTTTCCTGAAAGATCGAGTCACATTGCTAGATGAGTTTTTTGATGGGAATGAGTACCATATGACTGTGTGAATGGTAATTGTTGCTAAGAAAGTGTTCTGAGGCTGCGGTCTGGATATAACTACCAGTGGGACTGACTATAGTGAGTCTGTGTTCGTTAAAACGGTCTTTAAGCCGACATTTGGTTTCCCCGATAtactgaaaggaaaggaaaggaaaggaaaggaaaggaactttatttaagtgtctagtcgttctagcgctggagcactaattggggacactgtaaactgaaattaacaatgaaagcaaatcaatttaaatgttggtttttgaggagaggggaaaccggagtacccggagaaaacctctcggtgcagagtagagaaccaacaaactcaacccacatatgacgccgagtctgagaatcgaacccgggccacattggtgggaggcgagtgctctcaccactgcgccatccctgcaccccaatcGATCAACTAGACTACATAATGTACACTAAAATGTTGCAAGTGATGTGAGATTTGATTTTATGGCTTTTTCCCGTAGAATAAAAAGCGTTTTCATTCGGGCGTGTTCTATATAGGGGCAAGTGGAGCATCTGTTACTTCTGCACCGAAAAGAACCGTAAGAATTATTATTGAAAGGTGTTTTAGCTAATTGGGCTCTAATAAGAATGTCAATAATATTTTCACAACGACGGTAAGCCACTAAAggaaatgttttgaaaacgtttttgcaaCGACCTGATGAGTAAAGTATGTTGAAGTGTGTTGTGGGCGCCAGTCCGTCACGGTGGAATATCAGAGGCCCGCTGTATTTGGGTTTTGAGGAAGAAAACCGAGTAGAAACTTAAACTAGCATCAAATGGTATGTGATAGGTCAAGTGAATGATATttgcgaaaacaaaatataaatgctaACATTCCTTCGAGtacacccccccccctccccatccTTCCTGGAGGTACTCCCTTATTATGGGCTATGTAGGTTTGGGTGACCCGAAAGGGTAAGGTTTTTTAGCCGTtatggtctgaaatagggtttCAATTTTAATCATTTTGGCCTGAAATAAGGTATGGTTTGTGCACTAATCAAGTCTTGAATTAGGTTTTTTTCTTAAAGAATTTACGTCTACATCATTAGACGATAAGACCATTAACAAAAGCCCTTCTCAGGTCTGAAATATATTAAATAGGGCATTGATTTTAAGAGTGAGGcttgaaatagggtatcaagTTTTTGGCCATGTCTGAAATAGGGTGGGGAATTAGTCCGAAAGTAGGTTTAAGAGCTTCAGGAAGCGGGCTGCACACCCTCACCCCACCCTGGCATTCCTCAAAAAGTTTTAGAAAGTAAATTTTGATGGTATTGCTGTGCTTCCACTCGCAAATTTAGTGgcattaataataagaaataaaCTCTTTTTCGGTTCTTACCTGCTATTTAAATTACAGATTCGTCTTTCTGGTAAACTCTCGTCATTTTCCTAATTTTATTTGAAGTTGTGCTTAACTGTAAGTGGAGAATTTGTgctaactgtttgtgcatcccacggatacgccatTAGGGGCGTCTTGTTTTAAGTCAAAGTTATACGGCGGATGCATTTATAATGACCGTCGAAGCAAGTCGATGAGCAAGTGCGAGTTTTCATTGAAAGCTTACAGGTTTAAAATGGGTCACGGTTAGACTTGAATACTTATAGATCAGCGCTATTCGGAATGGGTGCTTTACTGTTGATCAGCGCTATGCGAAATAATTGAATACAGTGCATGGGAATATTACGTTGGTGATTTTCTAATCTATGTACATACTGTAATTGTCCAAATGTCCTTCTTCTCTATCCCTTATAGCATTGACGTCCGTCGGCTGTGATCGGCTTATTTTGATCCCAAAACCGTCCTACAGAGTAcccatatttattatttatgaagggcaaaatgaaaataataaaaggCTTTCGAATGCAAAAACGTGAAACTCATAATTATTTTCATAACAACAGGAGAGCATTACTTGACATGCGGTTATGCTTATGTTTTAAAATTCAATCACATCTTTAACTGAGAGAAATACGCCTGAAATGTCTCCAGTCTTTCATTCAAGAAGGGCACTCCTCATACAGGCCACTTCACCTGTATGGCTTTTAAGATGAGACGGGTTACCCTAAACGTTGGGATCTGTTACCTTTTTTTTCCCCGTGTCAACCTTAATTAAAGTTATTTGTTCTTGCAACGGTAtcgtaattttttttagaacaaGTCTCGTTCGCCTATTTCTCAGTACCTTGGGAAATTGGATTTCAGCTAGGGGTTGAGGAAGGCAACTGACTTGGGGTGAAAAACGTTATTGCATTTCTCGAGCAAGTGATTTTATATGATGTGTTATCAAGGGTGACCAACGTGTCAAACATACGCGGACGAGAAAAAATCGCCACACAAGATAGATTTTTCAATGACGTGTCAATAAATAGAATCCACGCTGATGACTAACGCAGCCCTGCTTTTAGCTGTGTATTATTTGCGATTGCGGAAGAGATCACTAAACACGGTTCGAATGTTGCATTCGGTTTTAATCACTCTGGCATGCGTAAATGGAGCCCTTCCCACAGACGACTATAAAACCCTGATTTCACCAAAACAGTCGAAGGTAATAGTAGTTCAGTGCAGTCGATTTTCAAAACTTACGATTCAACGACGTACGTATAACCCTTCAACATAGTTTGAACAGTGAATTGGGTCGCGTTCGATTGACGGATCCTCTACTAGAACAGCTTTAACATGACGGCCATCACGCAGTTGTAGGCGCCAATATTCAAGCCACATTTTGAGTTTTAGTTGCGCTGAAAACGTTAAGTtgtgttaattttgttttattgtcATATGTAGGTATTGTTCTACCGATACTTTACTCCAATAAAACTTGAAAGTGCAGCAACCTTCATTCACCACCATCATTGGGTCACACCCCAAGAGCTTACTTTCCTAGGCGCCCCAAGATTGCATCGTCTGCTGAATGTTCCCCTGATACCTCCAAAAACCGTCAGTCCAAATGCAGAACTGGTGATCAAGATGTTGGTTGGTCTGGAAACAAAGTATGGACAAGTAGACAGCGACCCTTCTTTTGTAGTTTCCGATGGAAATCAATTTGTTGGTGCACTTACCCGAGACAAGAAAGACTACGGGAGTGCTGCCCCTTGCCAAGGTATCGAAGGGGTCACTGGACCAACTATGACGAATAGACGGTCGTATGCAAATCTTCCAAAAGCCTCTCAGTCTTACTACCCCGGAAGGATTGAGATCAATCTAAGCCTCTTAGATCGTTGGGGAAGCTGCTTTGTCCCACTGGACGGAGGTTTCAGTCGAGAGATGGTTTACCAGAACAAGTTGAATCCGCAGAAAGGCCTTTTTCTGGAAATTTATGGCGATGATGCGAACGAAAAACAAGGAGTCAAGTACATCGAAGTTACCATCATGCAAGAGAAATGACAATCCCATTGCGAAGAAAAAGTAAACTAAACACAATAAGCCACTTCAGAGtgcaaaaagaaacaaaaacaacaacaacaacaacaaacagaatgTTCccttttgtttgtcttttgttatGGAGAACAATCTTGTGTTCTTAATATACGCTTGTTGTATTTTTATCTCCAGCTCCGAACTGGCTTATAAACCAATGAGTAGCATTGATTGTCGGCTTCCTCGCGATTGGACGTTACACCCAGATGAAAAGCCCTTTGATGACTAATAAAGAGGCACTCAAAAAGATCATTGTTATGGCACTGAAGCGTTATACttttatttaatttacttttattgAGCTAACTAATATTATGCACTTTCTCTCCACTTTCGGATGCGTGCGAAAAATCGCTTCTGTAAAATTTCCATCAatttaatttgaagaatttcatGTTAGCACACTACCCAAagtcaatgaaaacaaaaacaaacttgttgaCATAAATTTCGCGTTTCATTATACAGATATATTTGAGATAAGTGATAAAAAATTATTCATATTTAATTTGGATACTAGCATATTCACGGCAACAGTATAGCAGCAAAAATATGCTGTATAATTTTACACAACTAAGGAAACTTTTTAAAACTCCTGGGCGTTATTTGGAGCGTGCAAACCACTCCCAAAATATTTCTCTTACATCTTATTATCAACATTATTTTGATAAATGCGAACACGTCTAAACCTAGTGGTGGCGatgacaaaaacaaacattttcgaATAATATGAAACTCTACAATAAAGACGGAAGAGTATAGCCTAGGAACACAAAAGGGAGAGCAAACACAACCCTGCAGAAAAACCACCTCGTTTCGAGggccctctctctctctccctctccctctggggaagaaaagATAAAGAGCCTGGGTTCAAGCTTAAACTACATCGGACGAATTTGCTACATTGACCAAAAACCAAGACTTGTGAAAACTGGCCTATTTCACCCTAGAAACTGAAAACCTTGGTACAAGAAGCCTCCAGAATCAAGGatattcattttaaaatgacattttttttaaaaatggcgtTAGACCAGAAAGTTGCGTTGTGACCGATGCAGCCAGTGACTACTTTATGTTTGCCTCACCAACAAAACAACATTCAGAGAGTTTGTTGTACATAATTTAAACAGTTCTCCCATTAACTTTCTTAAGTGAAAAAGAGAGGGGCGCCGTTTCTTTTCGTTCATtccttaaaagaagaaaaagactcTAGTCCTCCCTAAGGATGGCGAGTTTTTTAAATTGGAACTTTTCCAAGGGAGCCAAGAAAACTTCAACCTTTGGGACCATTAGGAATTTTTTTCAGAAGGTGCTGAAACAAAATGGAGTTTACAAGAGTATATAACCAAAAAAACCCACGTATAAGAAACACCACCTATTGGAACTTACGAGGCAGTTTTGCTACCTAGAGCTACACCTTTCTTATGCAAAAAAATGCAGGTTCTCATTTTGTGAAGTAGACTTGACACTAAAGAATTAAAAACTCAAGGAATATGCAGTCCCTGCCATTCACTTGAAGCATAAATAAAACTGAAGGTGGTTTTTCAAGGGAGTACCGACTTTCTGCGTTACCTTCTAATAAAAGCAACGCTGCCCAAAATGTTTGAAAGTCTTGAAAGCCCTTGGCACATGTAAAATAACCTTCTTGTGATTTCTTTCTAAAGTATCCATTTCATCCGACCAAAGACAATTTCTACGAAATTCTTGCTAAGCTGTCAAACCGTACTGAGACGCTCATACACTGACACGTATCACAGCCCCTGGATGATCCATCCCACCTTAATTACTtccattatattattattttgatatttgaaaTTCTACCTGAATGTAGTATCCAAGATTAACTTGCGTGTGATTCATCCATTTTTATCTGACCAAAGACAAATTCTGCGAAATTCTTGCTAAGCTGCCAAACTTTTCTGAGACGCTCATATTGTTACATGCATAAGGACAAGCCCCTCTTAATTACATGCATTACATTATTTGATATTTGTCATTCCACTTGAATGTACCATCCAACTTTATCTTGCACGTGATTCATCTTAATATAGTCAATGTTCCGGCATTCTTGGAGCAGACTGGTCAGAAATAATCAGCAACTATCATGTGTCTATAGCAATTCAATGTAAGAGGATGGAACGTAACCTTCATCCTCATCTTTTAGCACTTTTGTCCAACCACTGTTATCGTGGTCTTGTTCCAGGACAAATAATACTTCTCCTTCACTCACTGTCAGTTCGCCATCATTGGAAGCTAGAGAAATGAGGTTGATAAAATTTTATTCCAAAGAGTTAGTACAGTTTACGGTAGCTGTGTAACAATTGAATGATTTTACATCAATCCATGCAGCTTTCCAGGAAAAAAAGCCACTTTTGAACTAAAATTAGTTCAAATCTGGCTTACTGTAGATCTACATGTCCCATTTTTAAAATCCCGAACGTCCCGAAAATAAGAACTGTGGTTATTTTGCAGCGAGATTCAAGATGCAAACATGACCTAGCAACTTAAGTTCACTGACAGCTAAACCAATAACCTGATCACATTCGTTTTTGATTTCCTCACAGATGTTCCAGGAATTTGATGGAACCCCAAAATAgagcaaaaaaaatttaaattttacctTGAAAATCATAAATTACTTTACACTGAACTTCATCGTCTTCACCCCACTCTCCAGGGTCATCATCAGGTTCTTCAACAGGAGGGACCAACATTGCAGGGGGAGGAGCTGGGGCTGGTGGGGGAGGGGTCCCATCAAAATGATCTGCAGTAGGTGCAGCTTGTGGCTGTGCTCTGTTGACTGCTGAATACTTTTCAGGAGCTGGTGGTGCAGTCTTGTTTTCAAGAGCTGCTAGATAACACTGTAAAGGAAATGTGTAGAAATAAGCTCAGTTATTCAGTATTTGACATtgacaataattaacaattactgGACGAgattgagcaaaatatcgtgatttgcgagacactgacaaatcacgatattttgcgataaccgagttcaataattattttatcattcgatgactgagttgactttatttttcacaattcccaacaattaaatctttttctgaaagctcaggaaagcgaactgccattttcacacaagagcgtgTGCAGAAGACGTTACGTTATGTGCCTTCGCTTTCAAACCTTGCGATCTTAAATAAAAATGAATTAAAGTCGCAAAGCTTAAAGATGTAACACCACTCCCTACTTAGACAAAATAATAACACACTGAAAGACACCATCTATACCCGAACTAAACCtggccttaaggacgttcgcgcaaaaattttctaacattgatttttttcctgcaaattttaccattgaaagatgatgagttagtgatggggggtcaccgacttcgtttttgagagaacttgcccggaagaacaccctaaatctgaaaaaaatccggcttctttagcgagtAAGGCCACTGtatctgtaagcccaaaaatattgcaattacatctttgaagtgaaatgttctctcccaaactttgtttaagtggacccatcaagtgaatttagttaactgttgaggttccttaacgaacaagttcgcatttagcgaccatagtttcatgcgccttgcgaccgcaagatggcaggattccatgtcttgaggacagaaatcttgaattttttttaacttcccacattgattttttgttcaattttggacaatgtggagataattgtaaataaaatctgtttttgaaaagaaaagtaggggtcaccgaacatccaagatcgttaaatccaagcaaagctatagcaatggccatctgccctatcattgttcattttagtacttagcgcgcgcgctcgatgcatgacgtggcatgtgaatttgcgtgcgctgtaaggatgcgcagtagccatgggcgcgaacgtccttaattgttcaaaaggtggatgacGCTATCTACTGGATagatcactatccattggacagtgcaattggttttgctattacttatccactgaatagtgatttaccggcggatagcactatccattgtttacacaactggggccaggcctGCAAGCCTTCATCTGACCTGATACTTGTGCAAATCCTCATTCAAGGCATCCAGTTCTCTTGCATTTTCACTGAGCTGTTGTTCAATAGTATTTGGGTCACCAAGTGATGGATTTTGTCTGTAGACATCAACCATCTTCTCCATACCCTCTCTGGAATACAATGCAAGATCACGTCAcaaattattataatcattttcattttatctaTTCAGTATGATGCTCAATGACAAGAATAAATTTTAAGCCGATGATGATTTTGATAATGGTGGAGCACTACTATATAATAacataatgatgatgataatgagaGGCAACAAACGAGTCCTAACACAAGAGTACAATAATCAGAACCACTCAAGTGATTTCCATGAGGCAGGttaaaattttgaagaaaaaaaaaaggatcatTTATAAATAAACTGCCATAATACCTAGAATTTTTTAGTTGAGCTATTTGAGAATCCAACTGTTGAACTTTCTTTTTACATGTTCGAAGCTTTTGCCCCGGTGATAAAGCTTGATCTCTACCATCTAAGTCAGCTTCACCATGCTAAAGAGAAGACgcacaaacaaattaaattatattCAACGATgaaaataatatatgaaatatattgaactgcggatatgaaatcaagtgaagggatgatccttgcagttatgaacgcaattctagcaattgcgtagagaagcaactgctaaaattgtgttcataactgcgaggatcatagcttcacttgatttcatatccgcagttcaatataatattattatggttcatttcatataccattaaATTTTTTCATCATTGATCCATTAatcacaggaacattagaacccacaaatcaccagctcccaatgtcagagGCTTCAcaactcagttggttagagcatcccaTTGAGTCTCTTATAATGATCACACATCCATGGCCACGGTTAGTAACCTGACGGTAACCTGTTGGTAGACTGTACCTTatctgttggccgacagttgaccgacagtcggtTGAGGGGAGCTCGTCTTCGCAATTAcccttttgtatttgttttagCTCAATTATGATTGAGTGACTTAaagacaataacaataatgatgataaatatttatttattattattctagCCACTGCATGGATATATTGTAATTCAacttttttcttggtttaaaatttctCAAACCAATtcaattttgacttttttttgtttaatattcattatcataatctgacagaaagtaaaatcaaaattgaactattGTTAAAAAACTGAGCAAAATATAAAATTGAACCATAAAATAGATACTGTACCATACTGTTCACGTacctttttcccttttctaagCAAATTGCCAaagccttttttctttttgctctcctTTATGCCACTCTGTGGCTGCCTATTCAGTGTTTGTGCCTTGCCATATTCCTCGAACTGAATATCTTTAGGAGGTTCAATGGCTGTCTTATTTTGTTCactcagtattttactgtcctgaaataacaaaagaaagcaaacagTGATGCTGTACACGTACATGTTAAATGACTTGCAATTATTGAAGGCATAAAGAAAAGATGTGGCACCAGGGAAAGAACtgatgaaaaacatgaaaatgatCATAATACATACACCCTATTGAATGGTTTAACACATAATATGGGCCGATATACAAGCAACAACAAAAACTTCTGCACGTTTATATGTTACTAGTTAAAGACATCTAGACATTGGTCGAACGGCTTTTGGGAAGCCTTTGGTCCCACACCCTTAAATCCAAACATGTTGCATTAATTTGGCTACCTCATTTAACACCGTGCAACatcacccaacaatgttggatgatattGGATTGTTTGGCCAGGTCTCTATTTACACTGTGAATCAACATTCTTCATTCCCTTCAACTTACTGGACAGTAAACctgcaaaataatattattctaaATCATTAAAACCCTGAAAATAGACAAGAACTCATAAAAATACCTCTGGTCCTTTGACAGAATTTCCATAATCCTTAATGTTATCCAAGCATTTTTGTATTATTGGCATTACTTTTGTCTCTAAATTAGAATAATCTTTAAGCAGCTCGCCAGTTCTCTGTATTCTACGTTCATCCATTTTCTGAAGGTCCTGTGTTGAAAAACATCAAAGGGTTACAGTGCATACAGTACAACAAAACTAATAAAGGGGTGATGGAGAATGTATGAAATTCATACATTGAAGCTGCAAATCAAAAACCATTTTCTAAGTGAAAGATTGCCAAAGATGATTTAACCCATTTCTTCCTTATCAGTGACAATTACAAATTTTAACCTTTCCAATGCTAGACGATTTTGCTTGTCAATAGGGATTTGTTCGGGGTAAAAGTGTTAATGAGGGTGACATGTACATTTGTATTACATGGTATCTAAGTTGTTCACAATTTATTATTGATATCATGTTCTTACAGTGAAAAGTGGTTGGAAAAGCCAAACCACTGGGTAGAGTTGAAGTCAAAACCTTTGATGACAAATCAAGCCAGTGGTGAGAGAACAATGCGACTACTTGGTACCTGTGCATGTGAATCCAATGTCTTAAACCACTGGaccatagaccctttgcataactggtgcccaaatttgaataacaatacttgatacatccttagcctggtgtttatgtttcaagacaaaggatttttctcatgaatgtgaggctaaggatttatcaagtattgttattcaaatttgggcgtcatttatgcaaagggtctatgttGCATCATATCCATAGAATTTCAAGACAAGAAAACTGGAAGTTACACGTAGGTGTAACTTCTTTCTTTTGATGGGAAGGTGGACAACTGGATTATGAAACCCCACCCCCTCTATAAGTGACACTTATACATGTAGGATTTTACTCTTAGActatctaatgccagatgattacttttacagtcgaacctcgattatccggacctcaaTTATCCGGAcatttcgattatccggactttttctctggtcccgtttttttcatgaatattgaTAAGCTTTCatctcaaaagctttcagaggtaaaaaatgtttaaaatcaagaaaagtgcaTGTGTTTAAAACAGtgcatttaccgcttcgctttcaaaagatttagcactcggcgacaaagagcattctgatgcattcagctgaattttgattggttcagtattgttttgttgctaagggAATGTCAACTTTGCCGTATGATGGACTTCGCCATGCGATCTCGTTATAAGAGTTTAAAGCAAACTACTGGCTTCACTTTTTTAGAAATgacgaataggttttcatttataaacagtgtacatgagtatagaggcagttcatagaagaagacttttgtaattaaaaatgtgctatctttatttcttttgtttacattgttatcgcattaatattcatatttcgattatccggactctcgattatccggactttttactgaggtcccgacgagtccggataatcgaggttcgactgtactgaTAAAATAATGGAGGCCGTTTCAGGGGTGAAAGGGAAAGCAAAATCGATGTTCGCTCAAAAACTCAAATGTCCCCTTTCACCCATTCCCTCGCTGGAGTGACAAATACAGATTCTACTCTGTCTAATAGCAGACAAGTTACTCATCAATGGAGGCCAGTTCAACAGCAAAAGGGTTACATTACATGACTAATGTACACACATGTTGGCTGGGCTATCATGTAAAcccatattaatttttaaaaaagcagtGTATGAATAATAGCCTCTGcttttcttacatcaaataCTGCTGGCATCTCGTTGCTGTAATGTAAGGCTTGTTTACTGTTTGTTTGTTCAAGTTGATTTCTATACTCATCTCTGGCTCTTTCCAATGCCTGACCTTTTTCCACTGATACAGTTTTGAACTAAGaatcaaaataataaagattAAGATTAAATAATCAACTTGAGTGTTTTTTCTATAT
The sequence above is a segment of the Montipora foliosa isolate CH-2021 chromosome 2, ASM3666993v2, whole genome shotgun sequence genome. Coding sequences within it:
- the LOC137993448 gene encoding uncharacterized protein isoform X1, whose product is MLHSVLITLACVNGALPTDDYKTLISPKQSKVLFYRYFTPIKLESAATFIHHHHWVTPQELTFLGAPRLHRLLNVPLIPPKTVSPNAELVIKMLVGLETKYGQVDSDPSFVVSDGNQFVGALTRDKKDYGSAAPCQGIEGVTGPTMTNRRSYANLPKASQSYYPGRIEINLSLLDRWGSCFVPLDGGFSREMVYQNKLNPQKGLFLEIYGDDANEKQGVKYIEVTIMQEK
- the LOC137993446 gene encoding formin-binding protein 1-like, with the translated sequence MTWGKELWDQFDLIANHTNAGIDYVEKVSKFVKERCEIETRYAKDLRRLVRSYLPKKKDEDEKVFSFQKAFTGVVKETDDFAGQHELIAESLMDKVYKELHLLHNELKTERRKHLNEGKKVQEALEQSMKSLDASKKAFMKASEEADAALQAFQKADQDMANSRLVIEKFKTVSVEKGQALERARDEYRNQLEQTNSKQALHYSNEMPAVFDDLQKMDERRIQRTGELLKDYSNLETKVMPIIQKCLDNIKDYGNSVKGPEDSKILSEQNKTAIEPPKDIQFEEYGKAQTLNRQPQSGIKESKKKKGFGNLLRKGKKHGEADLDGRDQALSPGQKLRTCKKKVQQLDSQIAQLKNSREGMEKMVDVYRQNPSLGDPNTIEQQLSENARELDALNEDLHKYQCYLAALENKTAPPAPEKYSAVNRAQPQAAPTADHFDGTPPPPAPAPPPAMLVPPVEEPDDDPGEWGEDDEVQCKVIYDFQASNDGELTVSEGEVLFVLEQDHDNSGWTKVLKDEDEGYVPSSYIELL
- the LOC137993448 gene encoding uncharacterized protein isoform X2, yielding MKRTNRDLHWPFFPHFEHVLFYRYFTPIKLESAATFIHHHHWVTPQELTFLGAPRLHRLLNVPLIPPKTVSPNAELVIKMLVGLETKYGQVDSDPSFVVSDGNQFVGALTRDKKDYGSAAPCQGIEGVTGPTMTNRRSYANLPKASQSYYPGRIEINLSLLDRWGSCFVPLDGGFSREMVYQNKLNPQKGLFLEIYGDDANEKQGVKYIEVTIMQEK